The genome window ATTTTAGGCAGTTATATAGTGCCGGAATATGAAGTTCTGCACACGCAGAGCCGGGAATATATTGTAAATGACCTCCTTGATGTGATGGAAGAAAGGGGGGTGAGGGTATGATCCTATATCATGGTTCCTATCTGGAAATCGCAGAGCCGGATCTGACACATTCCCGCCCTAATGTGGATTTTGGGCGTGGTTTTTATGCCACTCCCCTATATGAGCAAGCAGCGAAATGGTGCGGTAAATTCAAACGCAGAGGAAAAGACGGTATTATATCCCGCTACTTTTTTGATGAAAGCCAGGAAGCTGTTTTGAAAACTCTGAAATTTGATTTTTATTCCGAGGAATGGCTGGATTTTATCCTGAACTGCCGCAGTGGGAAAGATACAACAGATTATGACCTTGTAGTTGGCGGTGTAGCTAACGATAAAGTGTTCAATACAGTTGAATTGTTTTTTGAAGGACTGATTGACAAGAAAGAAGCAATTAAACGCCTACGTTATGAAAAGCCGAACCTGCAAATCTGTTTCCGCACAGAGAAAGCACTGGAACTGCTGCATTTTGAAGGGAGTGAAATGGTATGAAAGCTAATCCGATTTTGCTACAGAAAAAATATAGCCGAGTAATTGCGCGCTTTGCTGAATACCAGGGTATCTCATTGGATGCGGCGTTGGACTTTTTTTATCGCTCAGAGGTTTATCAGTTAATCCGAGATGGTGTTTCTGATATGCACTGTATGAGCGATGCGTATCTTGCGGAGGAATTGAAACAGGAATATCAGGCGAAACAATAGCCATATACGATTGTTGGCGGTGTTCCGGCAAGAGCAATAAGGAAACGTTTTCCAGAAGAAACCATTTCTGCATTATTAGAAATTCAGTGGTGGAACTGGACTGAGGAAAAAATTGCAAGAAATATTAGTGCTATACAGAGCGGAAATATTGAACAGTTAAAACAATCCATGGAAATGGAGATGATGAGGCGATAAAAAATTGGCAGCCGCTGTATCGGCTGCCGGTTCTTCTTTCATGAAAACCATGTCTATTTTACATAGTAAGCGATTTCTTTTCCGGCCCGCTGGTATTGTTCCAGAGTAAATGTGACTTTGCCTTTATATGTATCCAGAAGGTGGTCGCCTTTTAATTTGGCGATGGTGCGGTTGATGGTCTTCACAGTCATCCCCAGCTCTTCCCGTATTTCCTCCCGTGTTTTGCGCAAAGTGACGGTCCCTGTTTTTTTGATGTGATGGGCATCGGCATATTTCAGCAGATAATCCAGAAACAGAAAATTAGGTGGATAGAACAATTTTGCACCTCTGTTATAAGAGGAGCGGTAAAGTTTAAAGGCAATTACCTGGGTGATCAGCCGGAGAAAATGCAGATCTCTGGAAATCCACATTTCAAAATCCGCTCTTGAGATCATAAAAACCACACACTCCGTCAGCGTTTCGATGGTGACAGAGGTCTTTTCCATTCCTGCCAGAATGGTTACTTCCCCGATAAAATTGATTGCTTCGTTTTTTTCGATCATAAAGACATTGCCGTTTTCGAATTCATTGATGACACGGTGGTCCCCATGACAGATGATTCCAAAATAATCCAGCGGATAATCCTTCTGATGAATGATATATCCGGGGGGAAAGGTCCGGATCGTATAACGGGATTTCAGTTCTTCGGGCATAAAACGGAAATAAGGTTCTGCATCGGGATATGCCTCCAGAAGTTCTTCCAATATCATAATCTCTATCCTCCATCCATTCATTGCTTTTTAAAATTATATAACATTTTTTGACAAAATAACAGAGAAAAGCCCTTTTGTCCTTTTTTTTTCGAGGACGAATCCGCTAAAATACAAAAAAATAGTTTCTTTTTGAGAGGAAAGAGCAAAAGGAGGATATCTATGAAACAAGAAAAATTTATGTATACCGGTCTTGGAGAACGGTTTCGGATGGAATGGAAAATCTATTTGGCTGCATTCCTGTTTATTGTGGTCGCAGATTCCATTGGACAGATTAAAATCCCCATCGGACCCGGAATGCTGATTTGGTTTCCCATTTTTTATTCAATTTTCATGGGAATTCTGTCAGGGCCTCAGATACTGAAGGTTTTCCAGAAAAAAGAAGTAAGAGCGGCATCAAAGCTGGTAATCGTCTGTATCTGTCCGTTTATTGCCAAGCTTGGCATCAATGCAGGTGCAAGTATAGAAACGGTCATTTCCGCAGGTCCGGCGCTGCTTTTGCAGGAATTCGGAAATCTTGGAACGATTTTTCTTTCTCTTCCTTTAGCTCTTTTGTTTGGGCTGAAAAGAGAAGCAATCGGTGCCTGTCATTCCATTAACAGAGAAACAAACCTTGCACTGATGTAGGATATGTTCGGGCCGGATTCTCCGGAGGCGAGAGGAAGCCTTTCAATTTATATTATCGGCGGCATGGTGGGAACCATTTTCTTTGGATTTATGGCAACGGTGATTGCAGCAACAGGCTGGTTCCATCCTTACGCACTTGGTATGGCTTCCGGAGTTGGAGCGGGAATCATGATGGCTTCCGCAACGGCAAGTCTTTCGGAGATGTTTCCGGCGATGGCGGAGGAAATTTCTGCACTGGCAAGCGCAAGTGAGACAATTTCCGGAATTGACGGGATTTATATGGCAATTTTTGTGGGAATTCCCCTGTGTAACTGGCTGTACCGGGTACTGGAACCAAAACTCGGGCCGATTCATGACAGATTAGCAAAGAAAAAGGAGGCAAAATAGCATGAGATATATAGAGTGGGGGCCATGTTTATTGTGGCAGGGCTTGGTATTGCCCTTGCAAATTTTGTAGGATTCCAGGTAGGATTTTTGGATTCTCTGCCCGGAATTGTGATTCTGCTTCTGATTTCTCTGGCTTCCGTAGCTTTGAGCAAGCTTATTCCGGTAAAGCTTCCGGTGATCGCTTACTGTTCCCTTTTGGGGCTGTTTCTGGCATGTCCGCTTTCGCCGGTGCGTGAATTTGTGATAGAATCTGCCGGAAAGATCAACTTTACTGCACCTCTTACTATGGTAGGCGCTTTTGCAGGAATCTCTATCAGCGACCAGTTGAAAGAGTTTGCACGGCAGGGCTGGAAAATGGTGGTGATCGCATGTCTTGTAATGGTAGGAACCTTTGTATGCTCTGCTGTTATTGCCAATGTGACTTTATCATTGACACATGCAATTTAATTCGGTAGAGTATGTAAGATGTTAATTTAGCGGATTATATGAGGTATTGATTCCGCGGAACATATGAGATGTCAATTTTGTTGAATATATGCGACTTGACTATTCGGAGATGAAAAGAGGTATGAAAAAAGCTTGTGATTGTATGATTATACACGCATCCTGTCTTACAGAACAGATGACAGTGGAGGACCGACAGGCTATTGTGCTTAAGGACGGCATGATTTTGGATATTCTTCCGGTAAAGGAAGCAGAAGAAGCCTATGAAGCCGCCATACAAGTAGATGGAAGCCAAAAGCTGTGGATGCCGGGGCTGATAGATTGCCACATGCATACAGGCCAGCAGCTTTTAAAGGGCAGAATACTGGATGAGCTTCCTATGATCTGGACGAGGATCATGCTTCCCTTTGAAAGTACGCTGACGCCGGAAAAAATGCAGTTCAGCGCAGAGCTTGCCGCACTGGAAATGATTGAAAACGGTACGACTGGATTTGTGGATGCAGGAGGATATTTTATGGAAGAGGCCGGGAGAGTATATGAAGCTTCCGGGCTTCGGGGTGCATTATCCCATTCCACTATGGACCAGGGAAATTTCCCGGACTCCATCCGGCAGACGGCTGCCCAGGCACTGGAAACGACAGATGCACTGTATGAGGAATTTCACGGAAAAGGAAATCTTCGGGTGTTTTATTCGTTGAGGGCCATCATGAACTGTTCACAGGAGCTGATCCGGGGGGCTGCAGAGCGGGCCGGGGAGAAAGGAACCTGTATACAGGCCCACATGAATGAATATGCGGGAGAAGTCAATTATACATTGGAAAAATACAGGATGCGCCCTGTGGAGTATCTGGATTCGCTGGGAATCCTGCAGGAAAATTTTGTGGCGGCCCATGGAATTATGCTTTCTGCCAGGGAACAGGAAATTCTGGCGCAGCGTCATGCCAAGGTGGTACACTGTCCTTTCAGCAACTGTGGAAAAGGGGTTCCGGATACGCCATCTCTTCTTGAGAGGGGAATTTGTGTCGGACTTGGGACAGACGGGGCAGCCCATGGAGGGTTGAGCCTGTGGAATAAGATGAAAATATTCCGTTCCGTCATGAATGCGGTATGGGGAACACGTTATGCGGATCCTGAGATCATGCCGGCGGCTTCCATTTTCGGAATGGTTTTTACAGGAGGAGGCAGAATCCTGGATCAGGAGGGGAAGCTTGGCTGCCTGAAGCCGGGATACCGGGCTGACCTTATTTCAATAGACTGGAATCAGCCGCACCTGTTGCTTACCGGAAATCGTGTCCATACACTTTTGGAATGTGTGAATGGCAGTGATGTGGCAGACAGTATGGTAAACGGAAGATTTTTGATGAAAGACCGGGAAGTCCTCACAATGGACAGAGAAAAAATTCTCTGGAAGGCGAAGAAATACATGGAAACGGAGGAAATACCATCATGAGCGGACTGATGGAAGGTGGGGCGGTTGTTCTTTTGGTGATTGCCGCTGCTAACGGGGTGATTGGTGGATTGATCGGTATCTGCGGAATTGCGGGATTTTTGCTTCCTATGCTGTATACAGGGGTGCTTGGATATTCCGTGGAGCAGTCGCTGGCATTCAGCTTTCTGGCTTTTCTGGTATCCGGCATCCTTGGCTCGGTAAACTATAAGAAGGCAGGAAATCTGGATATCCCCATGTCGGTGCGCATAGGGATGGGGAGCTTTGCAGGGGCTGTGGCAGGAGTGTTTCTGCAGGCCATGATCTCCAAATCCGCAGCAAAGACCATCCTGTATCTGGTCGTGTTGCTCTCCGGGATTTCTATTCTATGCAGGATGTGGAATGAGAAAAGGCAAACGGATGCTGCAGTGGGAGAGAATGGCGCAGCAGGAGAGAATGCTGTGGAAGAATCTAACATGGAGGAACGAGGAGGTCTGATGGAAAAAACCTGGTTTTTGCCGCTCTTGGGCGCTGTGACAGGTGCCATCTGTTCTCTGTCAGGAGCCGGAGGCCCGGTTCTTGTAATGCCTCTTTTGATTACTTTTGGCGTATCCGCAAGGCTGGCAGTGGGCGTGTCCCTGTTTGATTCTGTGTTTATTGCGATCCCTGCCTGTGTGGGGTATTTGTCAAGAATTGATATTGGAAGTGTGTGGGTGATTTTACTGATCGTGCTTGTGGCACATGGTGCCGGCGTCCTGGCAGGAAGCCGGATGGCGGGAAAAGTACCGGTAACAGGTTTAAAAATTTTTGTTGCGGTATTTTCTGTTTTTATTTCTATTTATATGCTTTTGTGAATCAATGGTAGTTAGTTAAGTTCAAGGCTTGGATTCATGGTAGGGGGCTAGCCTGTTTTTTCGATAATTTCAAGAAATGTATTGACATAGACATCAAAATGTGTGGCCGCCCTCGTTACTGATTGGTTTTAAAGGTAACGAGGGCGGCCCTTTAGTCATAATATTGCTTTTGATCAAAGAAGCAGCTCCTTGGCTGCAACCTCTCAAAAGAGGGGGCATTATTTAAAGGATAATAATTATGAATGTAATAAAAAGTGTTTGTTTGCTAAGCGGATATATGCAGATTCTGCATGGATAGTGAGTTCATTATGTATAAAGCATAGAAGTGAGAGTTGACTTTTGTATCGAAATAAAGTATGATATTGATATAAAAGTTAACTGGAGGCGCAATATGGAAGTGAACCCGATTCTTATGAACGCACTGAAAGAAAATCGTAACCAAATTACTACGGCGCAGATTCAGAAACTTGGGTTTTCAAGGACAATGCTCCTTAAATATGTAGAAAATGGATTGTTAGTGCGGGTTGGGCGTGGAGTTTATACATTGCCTGATTCGGTGGTTGATGATATGTATCTTTTACAACGGCGGTCAGATAAAATTATTTTTTCTCATGATACGGCGCTTTTTTTAAATCATTTATCTGACCGGACGCCGTTCATTCATTCTATCACCATTCCAAGTAATGCATCTGTTTCCAGAGAATTAAAGGAAGAATGTATCTGTTATTATATAAAACCAGAGCTTCATTTGTTAGGAGTGGAAGAAAAAGAAACTACTTTTGGGAATTCAGTTCGCTGCTATAATCCAGAACGGACTTTGTGTGATTTCCTACGAAGCCGTAACCGCTGTGACGAGGAGATGGTTTTAAATGCAATAAAAAATTATGCGGCTTATAAGAAAAAAGATTTAAACCGTCTTGCTGAATATGCTGATGCATTTCGAGTCAGCAAAATATTGAGAAAGTATATGGAGGTGCTGCTATGAGCGCAAAGGCCATGAGTTTAAAAGGCGGATTAAAAATTATGCAAAAAGCAATAACGTAGCAGCACAGGAAGTTCTGCAAAATTATATGTTTGAAAGATTTTTATAAGATTTTGGAACAAAAAAACAGGTAGTTTTTGACACTACCTGTAGGTGAATGGAGGAACAGATATGAGACAAAAATTAAACGCACTGCTAATTCCGTTTTTATGTATTGTTTTACTTTTCGGAGCATGTTCTCCAGATGAAAAGGTACGAACGGATGCATCGGAAAAAGCAGCAGGGGACGGTACTCAAATCGAGGAAACCGGGGAGTATACATCGAAAGAAGAGGTTGCGGCGTATTTACATGAATACGGACATCTTCCGGGTAATTTTATAACGAAGGAAGAAGCGAAGAAATTAGGATGGGTAAGCAGTGAAGGGAATCTGGGGGAAGTCGCGCCGGGGAAAAGTATCGGCGGAGATCATTTCGGAAATTACGAAGGACAGCTTCCGGAGGAACAAGGGCGGAAATACTATGAATGTGATGTTGATGGTGATGGAGGATACCGGAGTGGGAAACGGATTGTATATTCCAATGACGGACTGATTTATTATACGGAAGATCACTATGAATCATTTGAGTTGTTATATGGGGAGGAATAGCGCGTGAAGGTAGTATTAGATGCAAAAAAAATGCCGGAGAAGAAAGCAACTCATGCATATTTACAGGAGAAGTTGAAGCTTCCGAGTTATTATGGTGGAAATCTGGATGCATTATATGATTGTCTGACGGAACTGAACGAAACAGAAATTGTTATTATAAATAGAAATGTGGGGGGAGAATATTTCGGAAGAATCTGTAAGGTTTTCCAACATGCATGCGAAGATAATGAGAAACTTCAAGTGTTTTTTGAGGAGCAGGATGCTCTATCATTATGATTATCACAGACGAAATGCAACTCTGCAAATTGCAGTAAATTTGAGCAGAATACAATATTTCAGGAGAAGTTTCATTTGTGATAAAAATATTAATGGTCTGCCACGGCAATATCTTGAAAAATTCAGAAAAAGCCTGTAAAATCAATGATTTCACGACAGGGAAGGCAGTTACTACACCACGACTACACCATTTTTGTAAGAGCCTTAATGTGACAGGAAAAGCAAGTTAAAATATATTTATTATGAGAAATCGAGGTGATATAATGGTGAATCATTTGAAGCCATACCAATCAGTTATTACAGAAATTAAAAGTATTATTTCTTCTGGGCAAGAAACAGCCTATAGTGCCTCCAGCAAGGCAATGCTACTTACCTATTGGAATATCGGGAAACGAATTGTAGAACAGGAACTGGGAGGCAGTGAACGCGCAGAGTACGGCAGAGGTTTGATTTCTGCATTGGCAGAAGATTTGACAAAGGAATTCGGCAAAAATTATTCTAAAAGGAATTTGCACTATTACATCAAATTTTATCAGTGTTTTCCCGATGAGCAGATTGTGAACGCATGCGTTCACAATCTTAACTGGACACATATTAGGAGTCTTCTTCGTGTTCCAGATGAAAATGCACGTTATTGGTATATGAAGGAAGCTGTTGACGAGAATTGGAGTTCAAGAACTTTAGACCGTAATATTAGTACGCAATATTATTATCGCCTTCTTCAGGCACCCACAAAAAATGCTGTAATTGAAGAAATGAAACAGAAAACCGCAGAATTTCAGAAAAATCAATTTGAACTAATTAAAAGTCCAGTGATTGCAGAATTTCTTGGTTTCAGAAATGAGGATACTTACTTAGAGGGAGATTTAGAATCTGCTATTCTTTCACATATTAGAGATTTTTTGATGGAATTGGGTAGGGGATTTGCGTTTGTGGCTCGTCAGCAGCATATTGTAACGGAAACTTCAGATTACTATTTGGATCTCGTTTTTTATAATATCGAACTTAAATGTTATGTACTCATCGATTTAAAGATGGGGAAGATTACACATCAGGATGTAGGTCAGATTGATATGTATGTACGCATGTATGATGATTTAAAGCGAGGGCAAGGAGATAATCCCACTATAGGGATTCTATTGTGTTCAGAAACTGATGAGGATATTGCCAGATACTCGGTGCTGCATGATAATGACAGACTGTTTATGTCAAAATATCTGACTTATTTGCCTACGAAAGAGCAGTTAAAAATAGAGATTGATCGACAGAAAGAAATTTTTTCTATGCAGCATCCAGCCATACATGTAGAAGGTGTTGACGATTGAACTGAAACTTGTATCCCGGATACTTGGAAACTCATCAACACAGACTACCAGGATTTACGCATCCTCGTCGATAGAAATGATGAGGGAGGCTATGGACGCGGCCTCTGGAACCATATCGGATGAAGAACCAGAATGGCCGGATGATAATGAAGCAATGGATCTGGACGCCAAATGCCTGTTCGGTCTTATCGAAAGGAAAAGAACGTAATAACCTGGATGCTCTTGCTAACAAAGAATACAAGTTTGTTGATGACAAGATTGACGCAGATATTTGATAGTAGTAACACACCCCGGTTTCGACTACGTTTTTACTACGATTGATGTCCTGGGCTTGCCTCGTTTTGCCGCATTTTGCTTATTGTGTGACAGATTTAACAATCTCACAGACGAAATGCAACTCGGCAAACTGTGGCAAATCGGGGCAGAATACGGCATTTTAGGAGGATTTTCGTTTATGATAAAAGTACTTTTCGTTTGCCACGGCAGGATTTACCAGGTACGATGAAGGGATTATAAATCAAAGATTTTCTGTGTTTCTTGCTCAATTTTACCAATGATTTACCAATATTTCTAGAGAGTCAGACTTGCAGATATAAAACCAGAATGAGAGACTTTAGTTTACTACACCGTATGCCGATGAATAGGTGCAAATTTGAATAGTATAGAATAAAAGATGTAAAAAGCCGAGCTACCAAGGCATGTTAAAAAAGAATTTAGATATGATAATTTTAGGACCTCATTGGGAATTTGCTCAATGAGGCCTTTTGTATTGGGAACGGAAATGTTGAATAATTATATATAAAAGAAAAAATATGCAAAATTGAATTGCGCTAAGAATATTAAATCATGTTTTTGAATATAATAAGTAAAATAAAGCTAACTTGAAATTTTAAATTCCAGTGCAAAGTTAAATTCCACAAGGCTTTAAAATTTTTAGTTTTTATAATCTTTTTTGAGTAAAAAAACTTGATATCTGTTATAATTAACTCAACTTCTCAAAAAATTCTTCATTTTTGGGCATGGCAAACGGGCCACTGAGATTCAGTGTGCGGGACTGAATTCCACCGGCCACATTTTAAAAATGTGAAAAGTTTACTTCCAGTCCGA of Roseburia hominis contains these proteins:
- a CDS encoding DUF3990 domain-containing protein, translating into MILYHGSYLEIAEPDLTHSRPNVDFGRGFYATPLYEQAAKWCGKFKRRGKDGIISRYFFDESQEAVLKTLKFDFYSEEWLDFILNCRSGKDTTDYDLVVGGVANDKVFNTVELFFEGLIDKKEAIKRLRYEKPNLQICFRTEKALELLHFEGSEMV
- a CDS encoding DUF3791 domain-containing protein, which produces MKANPILLQKKYSRVIARFAEYQGISLDAALDFFYRSEVYQLIRDGVSDMHCMSDAYLAEELKQEYQAKQ
- a CDS encoding Crp/Fnr family transcriptional regulator, which gives rise to MILEELLEAYPDAEPYFRFMPEELKSRYTIRTFPPGYIIHQKDYPLDYFGIICHGDHRVINEFENGNVFMIEKNEAINFIGEVTILAGMEKTSVTIETLTECVVFMISRADFEMWISRDLHFLRLITQVIAFKLYRSSYNRGAKLFYPPNFLFLDYLLKYADAHHIKKTGTVTLRKTREEIREELGMTVKTINRTIAKLKGDHLLDTYKGKVTFTLEQYQRAGKEIAYYVK
- a CDS encoding amidohydrolase family protein; protein product: MKKACDCMIIHASCLTEQMTVEDRQAIVLKDGMILDILPVKEAEEAYEAAIQVDGSQKLWMPGLIDCHMHTGQQLLKGRILDELPMIWTRIMLPFESTLTPEKMQFSAELAALEMIENGTTGFVDAGGYFMEEAGRVYEASGLRGALSHSTMDQGNFPDSIRQTAAQALETTDALYEEFHGKGNLRVFYSLRAIMNCSQELIRGAAERAGEKGTCIQAHMNEYAGEVNYTLEKYRMRPVEYLDSLGILQENFVAAHGIMLSAREQEILAQRHAKVVHCPFSNCGKGVPDTPSLLERGICVGLGTDGAAHGGLSLWNKMKIFRSVMNAVWGTRYADPEIMPAASIFGMVFTGGGRILDQEGKLGCLKPGYRADLISIDWNQPHLLLTGNRVHTLLECVNGSDVADSMVNGRFLMKDREVLTMDREKILWKAKKYMETEEIPS
- a CDS encoding sulfite exporter TauE/SafE family protein; translated protein: MSGLMEGGAVVLLVIAAANGVIGGLIGICGIAGFLLPMLYTGVLGYSVEQSLAFSFLAFLVSGILGSVNYKKAGNLDIPMSVRIGMGSFAGAVAGVFLQAMISKSAAKTILYLVVLLSGISILCRMWNEKRQTDAAVGENGAAGENAVEESNMEERGGLMEKTWFLPLLGAVTGAICSLSGAGGPVLVMPLLITFGVSARLAVGVSLFDSVFIAIPACVGYLSRIDIGSVWVILLIVLVAHGAGVLAGSRMAGKVPVTGLKIFVAVFSVFISIYMLL
- a CDS encoding type IV toxin-antitoxin system AbiEi family antitoxin domain-containing protein, with protein sequence MEVNPILMNALKENRNQITTAQIQKLGFSRTMLLKYVENGLLVRVGRGVYTLPDSVVDDMYLLQRRSDKIIFSHDTALFLNHLSDRTPFIHSITIPSNASVSRELKEECICYYIKPELHLLGVEEKETTFGNSVRCYNPERTLCDFLRSRNRCDEEMVLNAIKNYAAYKKKDLNRLAEYADAFRVSKILRKYMEVLL
- a CDS encoding ribonuclease domain-containing protein, which translates into the protein MRQKLNALLIPFLCIVLLFGACSPDEKVRTDASEKAAGDGTQIEETGEYTSKEEVAAYLHEYGHLPGNFITKEEAKKLGWVSSEGNLGEVAPGKSIGGDHFGNYEGQLPEEQGRKYYECDVDGDGGYRSGKRIVYSNDGLIYYTEDHYESFELLYGEE
- a CDS encoding barstar family protein, with product MKVVLDAKKMPEKKATHAYLQEKLKLPSYYGGNLDALYDCLTELNETEIVIINRNVGGEYFGRICKVFQHACEDNEKLQVFFEEQDALSL
- a CDS encoding PDDEXK nuclease domain-containing protein, whose protein sequence is MVNHLKPYQSVITEIKSIISSGQETAYSASSKAMLLTYWNIGKRIVEQELGGSERAEYGRGLISALAEDLTKEFGKNYSKRNLHYYIKFYQCFPDEQIVNACVHNLNWTHIRSLLRVPDENARYWYMKEAVDENWSSRTLDRNISTQYYYRLLQAPTKNAVIEEMKQKTAEFQKNQFELIKSPVIAEFLGFRNEDTYLEGDLESAILSHIRDFLMELGRGFAFVARQQHIVTETSDYYLDLVFYNIELKCYVLIDLKMGKITHQDVGQIDMYVRMYDDLKRGQGDNPTIGILLCSETDEDIARYSVLHDNDRLFMSKYLTYLPTKEQLKIEIDRQKEIFSMQHPAIHVEGVDD